A section of the Dehalobacter sp. DCM genome encodes:
- a CDS encoding AAA family ATPase: protein MLNFMKGSIFSRKQLESMQEEPEQDVQVLAVWGSPGSGKTTVSVRLARYLADHKHNVVLLLCDMTTPMLPCICPPAELECERSLGSILAATHINDTLIKQNCVTHKKLSYLTMIGMLKGENVFTYPPYTQKLAAELIDHLRDVAPYIIIDCGSSIANDILSAVSLLEADTVLRLVNCDLKSISYLSSQLPLLKDQKWDADKQYKVASNIKSNQAGEHIEQVLGSVSFKLPHSDELENLALAGNTLGELALKDSRSFRTEIAKISKEVFGV from the coding sequence TTGCTCAACTTCATGAAAGGGAGCATCTTCTCCCGAAAGCAATTAGAATCAATGCAGGAGGAACCGGAACAGGATGTGCAGGTGCTGGCGGTATGGGGCAGCCCAGGCAGCGGAAAAACCACGGTCAGTGTACGCCTTGCCAGGTATCTGGCGGACCACAAACACAACGTTGTGCTGCTGTTATGCGATATGACCACCCCAATGCTGCCCTGCATCTGCCCACCTGCAGAGCTGGAATGCGAGAGATCCCTCGGAAGCATCCTCGCAGCAACCCATATCAACGATACGCTGATCAAGCAAAACTGTGTTACCCATAAAAAATTGAGCTATCTCACAATGATCGGCATGCTCAAGGGCGAGAATGTGTTCACCTATCCGCCGTATACCCAGAAGCTGGCGGCCGAGCTCATTGATCATCTGCGGGACGTCGCTCCATACATCATCATTGACTGCGGCAGCTCCATCGCCAACGACATCCTGTCGGCGGTTTCCCTGCTGGAAGCAGACACGGTGCTGAGACTGGTCAACTGCGATCTCAAGTCCATCAGCTACCTGTCGTCGCAATTGCCGCTCCTCAAGGATCAGAAATGGGATGCGGATAAGCAGTATAAGGTGGCCTCCAACATCAAATCCAATCAGGCTGGAGAGCATATCGAGCAGGTGCTCGGGTCTGTCTCTTTCAAGCTGCCGCACTCGGATGAGCTTGAAAACCTGGCCCTTGCAGGAAACACGCTGGGAGAACTGGCTCTCAAAGACAGCCGGAGCTTTCGTACTGAGATCGCAAAGATTTCAAAGGAGGTGTTTGGCGTATGA
- a CDS encoding type II/IV secretion system ATPase subunit, whose translation MTGNQSLFFSSDGVAREFGPVLHEVQEYISSKYATLITSGGTEEVKAQVKRYITKYVQDYRIAVAGMTQTQLVDALYTEMAEFSFLTKYIFGAGIEEIDVNAWNDVEVQYSSGITKKLDEHFDSPEHAINVVRRMLHVSGMVLDNASPAILGHLSKNIRIAVLKTPLVDEDVGVAASIRIVNPQSMRKDDFIRGGTATEPMLGFLSECLRYGISICVAGATSSGKTTLAGWLLTTIPDNKRIFTIENGSRELALVRQDDGMVCNSVIHTLTRMSENEKQNIDQDILLDMALRFNPEIICVGEMRGPEAYAAQESARTGHTVLTTIHSNSCEATWRRMVTLCKRKYDMADNTLMDLVTEAFPIVVFAKQLENKQRKLMEIMECEILPDGSRNYRSLFQFKITENRVEDGKFIVSGQHSAVQEISQSLQKRFLENGMPQDTLKQILSMGGAIR comes from the coding sequence ATGACAGGTAACCAAAGCCTGTTTTTTTCATCTGATGGGGTCGCAAGGGAATTTGGCCCGGTCTTGCATGAAGTGCAGGAGTACATCTCCAGTAAATACGCGACGCTGATCACCAGTGGAGGAACAGAAGAAGTGAAGGCGCAGGTCAAACGGTACATCACCAAATATGTACAGGATTACCGCATCGCTGTTGCAGGTATGACACAGACGCAGCTGGTGGATGCCCTGTATACCGAAATGGCGGAGTTTTCGTTTCTGACTAAATACATTTTCGGCGCCGGTATTGAGGAAATAGACGTCAATGCCTGGAATGACGTCGAGGTACAATACAGCAGCGGCATCACCAAGAAGTTGGATGAACACTTTGACAGTCCGGAACATGCCATCAACGTGGTGCGCCGTATGCTCCATGTGTCAGGAATGGTGCTGGACAACGCCAGCCCGGCAATCCTGGGACATTTGAGTAAAAATATCCGCATCGCTGTGCTGAAAACTCCGCTGGTGGATGAGGATGTAGGCGTAGCAGCTTCCATTCGTATCGTGAATCCGCAAAGCATGAGGAAGGATGACTTTATCCGCGGTGGGACCGCCACCGAGCCGATGCTGGGTTTTCTGTCGGAATGCCTGCGATACGGCATCTCCATCTGTGTGGCAGGCGCGACCAGCTCCGGGAAAACCACTTTGGCAGGCTGGCTGCTGACCACCATACCGGATAACAAGCGTATTTTTACCATTGAAAATGGTTCGCGCGAACTGGCGCTGGTACGGCAAGATGATGGAATGGTCTGTAACAGTGTCATCCACACGCTGACCCGCATGAGTGAAAACGAGAAACAGAACATTGATCAGGACATCCTGCTGGACATGGCGTTGCGTTTTAATCCGGAAATCATCTGCGTTGGAGAGATGCGCGGACCGGAAGCCTATGCCGCCCAGGAGTCCGCCAGAACCGGTCACACGGTGCTGACCACCATCCACTCCAATAGCTGCGAAGCCACATGGCGCCGCATGGTTACCTTGTGCAAACGGAAATATGACATGGCGGACAACACTCTCATGGATCTGGTAACAGAGGCATTCCCCATAGTGGTTTTTGCAAAGCAGTTGGAAAACAAACAACGCAAGCTGATGGAGATTATGGAATGCGAAATTCTGCCGGATGGCAGTAGAAACTACCGGAGCCTGTTCCAATTCAAAATCACTGAAAACCGTGTAGAGGATGGAAAATTCATCGTGAGCGGCCAGCACAGTGCAGTACAGGAGATTTCCCAGAGTCTGCAGAAGCGCTTTCTTGAAAATGGTATGCCCCAGGATACATTAAAACAAATCCTATCTATGGGAGGTGCCATACGATGA
- a CDS encoding type II secretion system F family protein, which translates to MTAILLIACAGLITGAFLLMRLSPLEFTGGLFGFLTRKNKSIRAEINEATRRKKTSFLRREIAEVQEILTITGRSSRFSLVCAASLLFFAAGASLAILIGNMFLVPVLAVGMMFIPFWYIRLTATHYKKNIAAELETALSIITTAYLRNEDILTAVEESVQYLNPPVRSVFAEFLTRVKLINPDIDTALHAMKPKIDNDVFREWCDAIAACQYDRGLKTTLTPIVSKLSDMRIVNAELEYLVFEPRKEFIIMALLVVGNVPVMYFLNKDWYHTLMHTAVGQAILAVCAAAIFISTAFVIKLTKPIEYRR; encoded by the coding sequence ATGACCGCAATTCTTTTAATTGCATGTGCCGGTCTTATCACCGGCGCCTTTCTGCTGATGAGACTCTCGCCTCTGGAATTTACCGGCGGCCTGTTTGGGTTCCTGACTCGTAAAAACAAAAGCATCCGGGCAGAAATCAACGAGGCTACCCGTCGTAAAAAAACATCCTTCCTTCGCCGGGAAATTGCAGAAGTGCAGGAGATTCTCACAATCACCGGACGTAGCAGCCGCTTTTCTCTCGTCTGCGCGGCGTCTCTTCTGTTCTTTGCTGCGGGCGCCAGTCTAGCTATTCTGATTGGCAATATGTTCCTTGTTCCTGTGCTGGCTGTAGGTATGATGTTTATTCCTTTCTGGTATATCCGGCTTACGGCAACCCATTACAAAAAGAACATCGCCGCGGAACTGGAAACGGCCCTGTCCATCATTACCACAGCTTATCTTAGAAACGAGGATATCCTCACGGCGGTGGAGGAAAGCGTTCAATATCTCAATCCTCCTGTACGAAGCGTGTTCGCGGAATTTCTGACAAGGGTAAAGCTCATTAATCCGGATATTGACACGGCGCTCCATGCCATGAAGCCCAAAATTGACAACGATGTGTTTCGTGAATGGTGCGATGCCATTGCCGCCTGTCAGTATGACCGCGGACTGAAAACCACGCTGACCCCGATTGTCAGCAAGCTAAGTGACATGCGCATCGTTAATGCGGAGCTGGAATATCTGGTGTTCGAACCCCGCAAGGAATTCATCATCATGGCTCTGCTGGTCGTTGGGAATGTGCCGGTCATGTATTTTCTCAATAAGGACTGGTATCACACTTTGATGCATACCGCGGTGGGACAGGCCATCCTGGCGGTCTGTGCGGCGGCGATTTTTATCTCGACGGCGTTTGTCATTAAGCTGACTAAGCCCATTGAGTACAGGAGGTGA
- a CDS encoding secretion protein F has translation MTQLVFTGILLAVGLYFILADVLKLPTMKTAKAMLGAGRESKKAAKTVEAWLMSGAVKLSKYIRMDEYKYSRMANILKAAGISMTPEVYSAYAITKAGAILLGVIPCLILLPLLSPVLIILAVLSYFKEIRKADEQLKAKRDQIEGELPRFVATIEQTLKTSRDVLAMMENYKKNAGPAFVLELDVLTADMRSSSYEASLTRFEARLNSPMLSDVVRGLIGVLRGDDSAVYFQMLAHDFKALELQRLKGQAQKIPPKIRVFSFVMLMCFLLTYLAIIALEILNSLGNMF, from the coding sequence ATGACACAATTAGTTTTTACCGGAATCCTTCTTGCTGTGGGACTGTATTTCATTTTGGCAGATGTGCTGAAGCTGCCGACCATGAAAACCGCTAAGGCCATGCTGGGTGCGGGGAGAGAGAGTAAAAAAGCAGCCAAAACGGTGGAAGCCTGGCTCATGTCCGGTGCGGTAAAACTCTCAAAATATATCCGCATGGATGAGTATAAGTACAGCAGGATGGCCAATATCCTCAAGGCGGCGGGGATATCCATGACCCCGGAGGTGTACTCCGCCTACGCAATTACTAAAGCCGGAGCTATCCTGCTTGGAGTGATTCCATGCCTGATTCTGCTCCCGCTGCTCTCGCCGGTGCTGATTATTCTTGCCGTATTATCCTATTTCAAAGAAATCCGGAAAGCGGATGAGCAGCTGAAGGCGAAACGGGATCAAATCGAAGGAGAGCTGCCCCGGTTTGTTGCAACAATTGAGCAAACTCTCAAGACCAGCCGTGATGTGCTGGCAATGATGGAAAACTACAAGAAAAACGCCGGCCCCGCTTTTGTTCTGGAACTGGACGTGCTGACTGCGGATATGCGCTCCTCCAGCTATGAGGCGTCACTAACCAGGTTTGAAGCAAGGCTCAACTCCCCGATGCTTTCCGATGTGGTCAGGGGGCTGATCGGTGTCCTGCGGGGCGATGACAGTGCCGTGTATTTTCAGATGCTGGCGCATGACTTTAAAGCTCTGGAACTTCAGCGTCTCAAAGGGCAGGCTCAGAAGATTCCTCCGAAAATCAGGGTGTTTTCCTTTGTAATGCTGATGTGCTTCCTGCTTACCTATCTGGCTATCATCGCCTTGGAGATTCTCAATTCTCTCGGCAATATGTTCTAA
- a CDS encoding DUF3848 domain-containing protein, translating into MTNNEILEALREKLDKNNDAYHKELMQCSPSVLVGRAQEIAANSLVYNELYSGGYSIDHMEYLLRFENPLEVVRDQWLNEQNVSHDEEMSHVLWNIADKGDAEQNYMLDEAFRPPEQEVRLC; encoded by the coding sequence ATGACAAACAATGAAATTTTGGAGGCGCTGCGTGAAAAGCTGGATAAAAACAACGACGCCTATCATAAGGAACTGATGCAGTGTTCACCCTCAGTGCTGGTCGGCCGCGCACAGGAGATTGCTGCCAATTCACTTGTTTACAATGAGCTCTATAGCGGCGGCTATTCTATTGACCACATGGAATATCTACTGCGGTTTGAAAATCCGCTGGAGGTTGTGCGGGATCAATGGCTGAATGAACAGAATGTTTCACACGATGAGGAAATGAGCCATGTCCTGTGGAATATTGCGGACAAGGGGGATGCCGAGCAGAATTATATGCTGGACGAAGCCTTCCGTCCGCCCGAACAGGAGGTGCGCCTATGCTGA
- a CDS encoding DUF4320 family protein, translated as MLKHLRSRRGEGYIDVAVLVLCVMLVIALAVSVLPVFVTKNQLDTYAAELCREAEIAGRIGSETTLRAQVLSEKTGLSPNISWSKTGRLQLNEEFTVTVTMQADLGLFGGFGSFPVTLKAQASGKSEVYWK; from the coding sequence ATGCTGAAGCATCTCCGGTCCCGGCGTGGCGAGGGGTATATCGATGTGGCAGTGCTGGTGCTGTGCGTGATGCTGGTCATCGCCTTGGCGGTCAGCGTTTTGCCGGTGTTTGTGACCAAGAACCAATTGGATACCTATGCCGCCGAGCTGTGCCGGGAAGCGGAAATCGCCGGGCGCATCGGCAGCGAAACAACACTCCGGGCGCAGGTTCTCTCGGAAAAGACAGGGCTTTCCCCTAATATATCATGGTCAAAAACCGGAAGGCTCCAGCTCAATGAGGAATTTACCGTTACAGTCACCATGCAGGCGGATCTTGGCCTGTTCGGCGGCTTCGGGAGCTTTCCCGTTACCCTGAAGGCGCAGGCGTCAGGCAAAAGTGAGGTGTACTGGAAATGA
- a CDS encoding DUF6550 family protein, with protein MKITDRTKKWLTIAGLGVVCVVLVIVIASQFKTEEPKEVSVQPSSTAMDAVTPSTPSTDSTNTQVNAQPIDSTVTPATSTDTGDSTGTDQSIQAEVTKPPEPSQEAKTDQSKTPDGQKVDTVTPVEHDNVPTPAPETSTPKAGDKNDKGQIWFPGFGWVDDEGANTGTVVDGKGDINKPVGNMD; from the coding sequence ATGAAGATTACTGACAGAACAAAGAAATGGCTTACCATCGCCGGGCTCGGCGTGGTATGTGTAGTCCTTGTTATAGTTATAGCCTCGCAGTTTAAAACGGAGGAACCCAAAGAAGTGTCCGTTCAGCCTTCATCAACGGCAATGGATGCGGTCACTCCCAGCACTCCTTCCACAGATTCAACCAATACACAGGTAAACGCTCAGCCAATTGATTCGACTGTGACTCCTGCAACCTCAACAGACACCGGTGATTCTACCGGCACCGATCAGAGCATTCAGGCAGAGGTTACAAAGCCTCCGGAACCGTCGCAAGAAGCAAAGACCGATCAGTCCAAAACTCCCGATGGCCAAAAGGTGGACACAGTGACTCCGGTGGAACATGACAATGTACCAACTCCGGCTCCGGAAACGTCTACGCCAAAGGCAGGAGATAAAAATGATAAAGGGCAGATATGGTTTCCTGGTTTTGGATGGGTCGATGATGAAGGAGCAAATACCGGAACAGTAGTGGATGGTAAGGGTGATATAAATAAACCGGTTGGAAACATGGATTGA
- the ltrA gene encoding group II intron reverse transcriptase/maturase yields the protein MLTLTRAKPIKRSALRNAEYYDFQDVLDKLYADSEKGCQFKNLTELICSPENILLAYRNIKKNSGSKTAGVDRKTITHLQQWESPQLVAYIQKRLSNYLPQPVRRVEIPKGNGKTRPLGIPTIMDRLIQQCILQILEPICEAKFFKRSNGFRPNRSTEHAISQSYKFIQGQNLHFVVDIDIKGFFDNVSHGKLLKQMWTLGIKDKKLLSIISAMLKAEIAGIGFPDKGTPQGGIISPLLSNIVLNELDWWVASQWETLPTKVPYKCRVLKNGTLDKSNVYAELRKTGLKECYIVRYADDFKIFCRYRSDAQKIFAAVKDWLHDRLGLQISPEKSKIVNLKRQYSEFLGFKMKAVKKGKKSSGQSKYVVQSHISDKAKDKIKQKAVNAVNELKQIDAKGNTILRYNALVIGWHNYYHFATHVSRDFSEIAFLVKSSANGKLEQQMKKKIAKPITSPVYLKYCKSKEIRFIGETPILPIAYVRHKNPIDKKRSINSYTAEGRAEIHQKLSNVNVAILHHLMRNPIRDMSIEYNDNRLSLYCSQQGKCAVTGRNLEIDRIHCHHKTAKHFGGNDSYANLTLIDVDVHILIHATKEETINKYLASLKLDKKQLAKINKLRNLLNLSEILQ from the coding sequence ATGCTGACTTTGACAAGAGCTAAACCGATAAAACGGTCTGCCCTGCGAAATGCTGAATACTATGATTTTCAAGATGTTTTAGACAAGCTGTATGCGGACAGTGAAAAGGGTTGTCAGTTTAAAAATCTGACAGAGCTGATTTGTAGTCCCGAAAATATTTTGCTTGCCTACCGCAACATTAAGAAGAACAGCGGAAGCAAAACCGCAGGAGTGGACAGAAAGACGATAACTCACTTACAGCAATGGGAAAGCCCTCAGCTTGTAGCATATATACAGAAAAGACTAAGTAACTACCTCCCGCAACCAGTACGCCGTGTAGAAATACCAAAGGGCAATGGCAAAACAAGACCGCTTGGTATTCCAACCATTATGGATAGGCTGATACAGCAATGTATTCTGCAAATTCTTGAACCCATTTGTGAAGCAAAATTCTTTAAGCGAAGCAACGGTTTTCGTCCAAATAGAAGTACGGAACATGCCATTTCTCAATCGTATAAGTTCATACAGGGGCAAAATCTTCACTTTGTTGTGGATATTGACATCAAAGGATTTTTCGATAATGTCAGCCATGGAAAACTGTTAAAACAGATGTGGACGTTGGGTATTAAGGATAAAAAGCTATTGTCTATCATCTCCGCCATGTTGAAAGCGGAAATCGCAGGGATTGGGTTCCCCGACAAAGGCACTCCGCAGGGCGGGATTATTTCGCCACTGCTATCAAACATCGTCCTCAATGAATTGGACTGGTGGGTGGCAAGCCAATGGGAAACCCTACCTACAAAAGTACCCTATAAATGCAGGGTGCTGAAAAACGGAACGCTGGATAAAAGCAATGTTTATGCGGAACTTAGGAAAACTGGTCTAAAGGAATGTTACATCGTGCGGTACGCCGATGACTTCAAGATATTTTGTCGATACCGAAGTGATGCCCAAAAGATATTTGCAGCAGTAAAAGACTGGCTGCATGATAGATTGGGGCTTCAAATCAGCCCCGAAAAGTCCAAAATTGTCAACTTAAAAAGGCAGTATTCGGAGTTTTTAGGGTTCAAGATGAAAGCGGTTAAGAAGGGCAAGAAATCAAGCGGTCAGAGCAAATACGTTGTACAGTCCCATATTTCTGATAAGGCAAAGGACAAAATCAAGCAAAAGGCAGTTAACGCTGTGAATGAACTAAAGCAGATAGACGCAAAAGGCAATACCATTTTAAGATACAATGCATTGGTCATAGGCTGGCACAATTACTATCATTTTGCTACGCACGTCAGCCGTGACTTCAGTGAGATTGCCTTCTTAGTCAAATCGTCTGCCAACGGCAAGCTCGAACAACAGATGAAGAAGAAAATCGCAAAACCCATCACCAGTCCAGTCTATCTTAAATATTGCAAAAGCAAGGAAATACGGTTTATTGGAGAAACGCCCATACTGCCGATTGCTTATGTCCGGCACAAAAATCCCATTGATAAGAAGCGTAGCATAAACAGCTACACAGCAGAGGGACGAGCCGAAATACATCAAAAGCTGTCCAATGTAAATGTGGCAATTCTCCATCACCTCATGCGAAATCCTATCCGTGATATGAGCATAGAATACAACGATAACAGGCTGTCCCTGTACTGTTCACAGCAAGGAAAATGTGCTGTAACAGGAAGGAATTTAGAAATTGACAGGATTCATTGTCACCATAAAACAGCAAAACATTTTGGCGGCAATGACAGCTATGCGAATCTCACATTGATTGATGTTGATGTACATATTCTTATTCACGCAACGAAAGAGGAAACCATCAACAAATACCTTGCTTCGCTCAAACTGGACAAAAAGCAACTTGCAAAGATAAACAAGCTACGAAATCTTCTTAATCTAAGCGAAATTTTACAGTAA